The genomic DNA AGGAGCAGCGATACATAATCTCGGTGCGCTACGCGCGCACATACGGAGGCTCGCTTGGCGCACGGCGCTCACGTGCACAAGGAATAAACGCAACATAATCACGCTCGTTGTTTTTCCCCAAACAGCTGTCTCACCCTTGACCCGCGGGGTTGTCATGCACCATCATCCAGTAGGGGGCGTACGTCCTGGCCGCAAACTGTTGGTACCGTGATGCTTACGGGCTAGGAGCTGCAGGGATGGGCAGCCCGGGCTGCGAGGTGGCTCTCTCCGGGCCCGCCGAGCCCGCCTCAGAGACCCCCTGCTCGGAGTGCGGCCAGGTGCACCGCAGCCGTGAGAACCACCTGTACAACTACCGGCTGGAGGTGGACGATGATCTGGTGTGCCACATCTGCCTGCAACCGCTGGTGCAGCCACTGGACACGCCGTGTGGGCACACCTTCTGCGCCCGTTGCCTACGCAGCTTCTTGCAGGAGAGAGACTTCTGTCCACTGGACCGGACGCGGCTACAGATGCCGGCGTGCCGCAGGTCCAGCATCCTGGTGCACAAGCTGCTGGACAAGCTGTCAGTCACGTGCCCACTGGCGCCGCTATGCTCGTTGAGCATGCCCAGATGTGATCTGGAAGCGCATCTTAAACACAGGTAAGCGTGGAAAGTGATTGTTTTGCTTTGGTGAGTCAGTCACTGAAGGATGCCAGGGATGATCGGTTGGctttgatagatgtccaatccttttgaacaaaatggattggacatctatcatcattGGTTGCAATTTAGAGGTCAATTAAAGTTTTCTGGAAACGTTGGCcagaaaaattcattttttggggatttttgttGTGATGTCACCACAAACGGAAACGGGAAAACAACAATATCGCAACATTCATGTAGGAAGGGGTATGGCGATTGGCAACCCACTAAATTGTTAGTAAGTTTCGTAAATTTCCCAGTCTGGTCCCCAACAATCTGGAGTTCAACCAAAATCCTCTGTAAAAATGGCCTCAAATTCTTGTTGTTGCTCTGGGAAGTCTAACTTGGAAGTCCACCAATTACATACCATTCATTGAGGACAGCTCTCCGTGCAGCAGACTTCAGCCTAAAACTGACCATACAGTTTGAAGGGAATAGTGTCGTttcccatatttactgtttgacagtTTGTACAGTATTACGCTaataaacctaattaaaaaaataaatagcatttaaatcATAGTTTAAAACAACAAGTAGAACTTATTTGAAGTATGAGTAGTTGGACTTGGATTGgaatttgcagcgccaagacaacgggcagataagggcataACAACTACGGGATGCCTGCTGactacggaagcccaacgctcgcgtcatgcagctgactgagcgagaTTGACGCTGACGGAGCGAAACAAGCAGGTGATggccaagacatctacaagcccaaatctggaccaccaaatcccaccatcagctcttctgggagccaacaatggacagtccagaacaatggCGTGACATcctgtcttgccacaaggaacgcCTGATAACAAGAAGACTCCACGGCTGAGAATTTTAACACTCTGCGCTCCTTTTGCCCTGAAGCTGACAAAATCTCCAACTCTGGTTGCCCTGGTAACAGTGACGCACAGACTCCTCTGTCCAATCTGCAGCAGACAATTACAGACAATTATTCTTCTGACCCGAAGCTCACCCCAGaaaagccttcaaaagactaaaCTCTTTCGCtggcaccgtttttttttttcgggactcttttgttgacttgtgatatggtgaccacgGATCCAGCCTTCCTCTTCATCTGggtctgtttgctgttttgccttgctgtggattttgaataaattgtcaccttgttcttcgaagcctttttccagcttttaaaatggaatcagtacaaggggttaaaaccaaggtgaacgtgcggagtttggctttttggctgggTTGTTGGTGTTATGCCAGCCTGGGTCGTTGGAATTGCACTAGCGCGGTTTCGGCTGTTTGGCTGGcaggattccggcaatctggctaaaaggtcaaattccaaCAAGTTCCTTATTTTGGCTACCCATTCGCATACTAGATTTTGTTGAACAAAATAATTCATTAAAAGGGCAATTAGTGTTTTTATAGCGGGCAATGCTTCAATCAGGTGCTTCACGTTATGGTTGGACTCAGCAATCACTTTGTTGCTTGCCATCCATTCACATGCTTTGGCTCTTGGCCCGTTTGGACCAGGTGCTGTAAAACCTTGAAGACTGAAAGGATACGGGAGGGATTACTGGGCTGTAAGTCATGTGACGAGGGATTAGTGGCTCCCAAGTCATACAGTCATGGGTTGGCCGGTCAGAAGCTCTTCAGAGTTCTCACTTTCCTTCTGGCAACCATGCTGAGCAACTTCAACACCAGAGATCTTTTCAATCACTTCTTTTGCGAGACAGCCAAGGGCAATCCCGGCTTGTGGTGAGTAAACAACGTCTACTTCGATGTAAATCTCGGATCAGTTTCCAGTTAGGCACCAAAGACGGAATGCTGtgctgataaaatgtcttgaatAGTCCAATGCTTTGCAAAAGGAATCGAAACACTTCAAAATCAAAACTGAAAAAATGTTTCCGATAAAGGCAAGTTAAAGAAGGATTTTATCTGGTAAGTGCATTGGATTGCCAGAGCAGTTTCTAAAAGATCAACTCATGTGCAGCAAAGGAAGCTGTGATCTGCAGGATACTTGAAGATTTGCTGAATTTCTTGGTATTATCAGTCTAGGTCTACCAAAAACATCTTCCATTTGAGATCCTCCATTAGCTTTGCAAATTGCATTCAATTTTGACTAGCTGAAGGTTTAAAGAGGGAAAACCTTGTGGTGTGGCCGCCACCACCACCCACCAATCTGAACCCGATATAAAGCCTGAGTAATTGTGCAATATCTAGAATATTTGCCTCAAAAGTGGTTTTCTTGACATATGCATCTGTGTTTTGATGCTTTGCTCATTGACGGCTTATCCACTTGTCATCCCTCTCGCCGAGCATCCTAAGGGGATTTCCATTAACCGGCTCACGCTAACGAGCCGTTCAAAGCTTTTCTGACTCAGCTCTTTTTGTCGGCAGTTCACACATTTGTCATTTTCCCATGCAAACGTCCTCACACACAGCCAGATATTTCCAACGAAACAACTTGAAATAGTTACAGATCAATCCAAATTTCATTTCTAGGGATTACCGTGATTTATGTATAAAGATCAGACCTCTGACCCTAGATGGGTTTTCCCGACCTACCCTTAGCGACTTAGAGGTCCAAGATAGCAACAGGAGTCAAGTGTCGCCATTGTGTAACTGGACGACTTGAGATGAGATGATTAAAAAGGGAAAGTGACAAGCCGGCCGTGTCTGTGCGGTGGTCAAAGTGGGGATTTTAGCGCATTAATGGTGGTGAGTACAACATGCCAGGCTAACTGCACAGTCAATCCAAAGAACTTTGGATCAAACCTTGGCTACAAGTGCATAAATGATCCTGACTACTTACTAAAGTCCTTGCATAAAAGCAATTACGATATTTTTCTGTTTCCTACCTGATCCAAGGTGTCCAGGAACACGATGTCAGCAGACCAGCGTGGATGGTCCACGCAAGGAGAGCGGTGATGACCGACCGGCGGTGAAAAGTCCTCCGCAATCCCCACTCTCACCACAGACAGACCTGGGCAATAGCAGTCCTTCGCCGCCGCTCGGACTCAATGGCGTTTGTGACAACCCGCCGACGAGGACCAATGAGGCAGGCCTGGACAACCCTGCATTCGAGGAGAGCACTGAGGAAGATAGTGAGTTGCTGCAAAAATTAAAGGCATTATCTGCGTAACTGTTGGGGTTAAACTGTGGATGTGGTCCCTCAGGTGTGGTGGGGATGGAGTGCATCATCCCCAGGGTGAAACGGCCCCTCAGTAACCCTTGCATCCACCTTCTCCGCTCGGTCAGCTCCACTTCCTCTGGCTGGGATTGCCCCGAATCCCCGCCTCTTTCTGCAGAAGAAGGTACAAAGTCAAAGGGTTCAAACTCTTCTAAGATCCAGTAACATCATTCCCTGTCCACATCTTTAAAAGGCTGCGTCAAGCTGCCATCGCTTCCGGAAGGTGAGATAACAGCAGTGGAGGTACACCGGGCAAACCCGTACGTGGAGTTGGGCATCAGCATCGTCGGTGGGAATGAGACACCCCTTATAAACATCGTCATCCAGGAAGTGTACCGGGACGGTGTGATCGCACGGGACGGGAGGCTGCTAGCAGGGGACCAGATACTCCAGGTAAAATCAGATGGATCACAGTTCCAATTACGAGGCTAAAAATAGCTCATCTTTCCGGTCTCATCCAAGGTGAACAACGTGGACATCAGCAACGTGCCTCACAGTTTTGCACGCTTGACACTAGCGCGACCGTGCACCACTTTACAGCTTACGGTGCTCCGTGAGCGCCGCTGCGCATCCCGGGCACCGCCCTCCGCCACACCGGCCATCCCCAAGGCCCCCTGCTCCACCCCTGAGGGCAACCCGCCCAGTCCCGTGTCACTAAGGATCACCTTGCACAAGCGCGATTCGGCAGAACAGTTAGGCATCAAACTGGTGCGACGGACTGACGAATCCGGGGTCTTCGTGCTGGACCTGCTTGATGGGGGGCTAGCGGCTAAAGATGGACGGTTGCGAGGCAATGACCGCGTTTTAGCCGTCAACGAGCAAGACCTACGTCACGGTACCCCCGAGCAGGCTGCTCAGATCATCCAGGTGAGGACCAAAGCTTATCAGTATGCAgtacaagtacagtggtacaagtgactctgaaatgtGACTTTGCAGGCAAGTGGCGAACGAGTCCACCTGGTGATTGGCCGACCCAACAAACAGACTCCGCCGCCCCCGCCGCCAAAATCCAGTTCCACCAGAGATCTCTACTGCCTTGATCACTTCCTGCCTAACCACAGCACCAGCCCCAGCCCGGTGCCCTTACACTTGCCCCGCACTAGCACGCACCGGGTAGGACGACACTTACACTCTCCCGAATTTTCTTGAGCGATCACAGCTAGCTTAAATCTGAATGTAATGAAAGAAGGCAAATGTTGGACTGAATGTCTGTGTGATCGGTCTTGGCAGGACCTGTCTCAGTGCGTCACATGCAAGGAGAAACACATCACTGTGAAGAAGGAACCTCACGAGTCTCTGGGCATGACGGTAGCGGGCGGGCGGGGAAGCAAGAGCGGAGAGCTGCCCATTTTCGTGACCAGCGTCCAACCGCATGGCTGCTTGTCCAGAGATGGTCGAATCAAACGAGGTGAGAGCACTAACAtatcatatgccaaaaaaaacaacacaactgATGGCAAGATAACACTCTTGTACGAGCTTGCATGTCAGGAAACCAATGCACAAATAAATTGCCAAAGCCCCACCCTTAACATTTTTAGCTCCTCCCCCTCCTATCTGCCAGGTGACGTCCTCCTGAGCATCAACGGGCAGGACCTGACGTACCTTAGCCACAGCGAGGCCGTTGGCACTCTGAAGGCTAGCGCTGCCTCAGCTTCGGTACAGCTACGAGTGTTGGAAGTGAGCATGACGGAGGAACGTGAACGTGACCGGCTTCTGCATCACGCTCATGATAGTGACTTTGACGCTAACTGGTCTCCCTCCTGGGTCATGTGGCTCGGACTCCCTAGGTGAGTTTACGAACACCAGAAGCTCAGTCCCGTTTGGTTTCAACATTTGACTTCTGTGTCAATGTACTTGTTTCGCGCTGGTAGTTACTTGCACAGCAGTCACGAGATTGTACTAAGGAGGAGCCATCCCGGCAGCTGGGGCTTCAGTATCGTGGGGGGCTACGAGGAGAACCATGGCAACCAAGCCTTCTTCATCAAGACCATCGTCCTCGGAACGCCAGCCTACTATGATGGCCGTCTCAAGTGAGTCAGACAAAACATGATGAATGGAGAGTTGATTTAAACCCGCCCCTTTTTGTCTCCACATTGAACAATTGAAAACTATTTTATATTTGATTAAGTAACTGGTTAGGATCTAATCCGCTAATGTCAAACCTGCAGAggtgtagcaagggtccccaggcaacaagcaacatggggcccttcgagagtGtcaaagtaagggggacagttggacttggagtaatagaagaaagagtagcaacacaaaaatatcaccatcggatgcggaggtatatacctttgtgtgaaatcaatttgtcagattggccctacgacccaccaaattcaaattattccgtaaaAACCACTGACTGGTGGACTACtgaccgaaatgagtattaaatgtgctaataaaattgtttagaattattttagatgcatattcgttttattttttcttatattCGACAAGGAATACGACAGACCCAATAATAGACTTGACACCATTTGTTTAAGTAGTCATATGaaaaatgaggtggcctgtgaaaatcaacataaaacTCGGCAAAGACTTTCCAGAGAggacttggtgagtcactctttaaacaatcatgtggtaataatagctgattggactttcttaaacatgtataatctgacatggttagtgctgattgggattgataacagaatcattagataatctgccaaatgattccatgagattgaaacactccctacacttgtcgctgcgacagtgcagtaaagctgtgtgtgctaaatctgttggccctctgggggcccctgctggcttggggccctaggcaattgcctggtttgccaaatgggacgcgacgcctctgcaaACCTGCAGCCCTCAGGCCAGATCCAACCAGCTACATTTTATGTGGGCATCAAAAGTAAAATGTGCATCAACTTTTTCTTACTAAAATTTAGAATTTCTCTTGTACTACAAAAATCAAGGACTCCAGAAATCAGAATTTTTCCTCTTTCCATTTATAAATTTTTGAATCATTCcttttaaaactgaaaaaagtttgaaaattATAAATTGCAAAAAGGAAAAATACTATAAAGATTTTGGCAATTTTTAGATCAATGTTTGGCAATTGACGATATGCCAGTTGATTTATGGCAGCTTTAGAAATAAGGACCCTCTGAAGGAAAACTACAATGTGGATCGTGACATACGATCTGGTTTTCAGGTGCGGCGACATGATCGTGGCAGTCAACGGCTTGTCAACAGCGGGAATGAGCCACTCTGCACTAGTCCCCATGCTAAAGGAGCAACGTAGCCGGGTCGCGTTGACAGTCATCTCCTGGCCcggcagcctgatttagccggTCTAGTCAGAACAGACCAACTGGTACATGCTTCCTGTACATTGCTCCACCGGGGTTATAATAGAGGACCAAAAAGACGACTGTGCCACACTACAGACTGCACTTCCAACACACTGCTGTACTCATACATCAACTTCACTCTTGTAGGTGGGGGATAGACAAAAGTCCTGAGCTCCATTCAAATGGTTGTGCCGTTCCAAAAGTTGAACCCTTTCCCCACATTCAACACCAGCGTTGGATCCAGCTGTATAAGCCCCTCCCCGAGGCCTCATTTTAGCAAGCTGCCACAACCTGGGGCTCATGCACTCAGGCCCCATCACCATGACAACCAGCTGCCCAATCAGCTGTAATTTTATACATGTGAACGTGTGTCCCGtttgttttaataaatattTCCTGCAAATATAaattgacccgtaaatgccgttTCTGCAGTACTGTGAAGGTTTTATTAAACAAAAGATGGAGGATGACCAAACAAATTATAGAACAAATGTAAACTTGAATACAGGCAACCCAATTACAGCCTCAAGATTTAAGGTCCTCTATTTGGGTTTTGCACAGCTTGGCAGAAAGTTTGTTGGTCTCAGCAGCAGCCTGCAGCTTTGCCTGTGCTGCGCTCCATGCTGGCTTCTTTCTGGGACGCAATTTCTAGAATATGGAGAAACATTAAAGTATTAAATAAGACCAACTTTAAATTAATTCTGGAATGCCAGTCTCACCTTCAGCTTTCTCTTGAGTGGATCATGCACCACTCCATGTCGCCACACACTTTCCTAGTAAACAGCAACAGTCAAGTCAATCCCAAATTTTAGCAACCAGTTTACGTTTGATATGGCCCAAAAGCACTTTCAGGAATTCATTCGACTAAGGTAGAGCACGGCATTTTAGtcttaaaaacaaaaagtattGTACAGTGAtgcctcgctactttgcgcttcaaacttcgcaccctcattccatcatggatttttttcctaaatacagatgagccgtcCCGAGCttatcacgtagtctcactctccctttgttggtcaggcagtgcactggagttgcatattaaagttaatgatgattgacagatgtttataGTTCGATCTTGCCACAGATTGTTGGAAGCCCAAGCTTCAAAGcactgcatgcgtcaatcatcgtttaacttgttaaacagttgctgtggcaactccgtgagcagcagcttgagcggatttaagTCAATTAagcatttttgtacttttttaaaaaaataattcagtgggacagtaacatgtttaaaacttattacatttaaagtgcttaaaaaccattaaaatatatatacgtttTGTAATTATACTTGGAAAAAGtggaaaacatgtcttatatgcatcTCTTTCCATTGCTAAATCTGACTACATTGAAACAaattgttgggggggggggggggggctctactttgcagtttttcacttatcgcggcgggttgtggtccccattaaccgtggaaaacgagggatcactgtatacaacTCCAGTTGGCAGTATTCAGCATGCACAAGGAATTCACTATAATTTAGTAAatcctttagtattttttttccattatacaacagcaaatttcaaaatggccaCATTTACATGCAGCCAATAAGATCCTTTGAACAGAAAGATTCAAGCAATCttattgtatatacagtatcacCGTCCAAGTTTTTAATCACCAATTAACTATACAGTATAGGACAAGAGACTAATTTTGGTCAATTAACCAAAGACCCGACCTCCACATATATGGTGGATGCCAGGTCtcaattgcatgtttttttaatacaccAAGTTCATTGCATTTAACCCAAGTCATTTAAACTGAGGACTGGCTATGAAGGCTCATCTTAGTACCATTGACAggcgatcattcgctgccagtcaaaattgattggatgtcttGATTCGATCAATGGCAGCTCATGAAGGTTAAATGATTCACGGTCAAGTCTTTGCTACACTAAAAAAGCCATGGGTATATTTGGGTTTTTAAGGCAGCAGAATTCTGGCACCATTGATACTATTGCCGTTTCAGTACAAACATCTAGTTTACCTTCATGGCAAAAGTCCTGTTGCAATCACGGTGCGCGCAGCTAAAAGCCTTCTTCCCCTCGTGGTCCCCCAGGACATGGTTGTCCAAGTTGAAACGGTGGGTAAAAGTCTTGGCGCACCCTTCTTTAGGGCACGGAAAGCATCGCTTTCCCTCTGTGTGGCGGTGAAACTCATGCTGGCGCAGGAACCAGCTATTGTTGAACTGTCTCTTACACGTCTGGCACGGCAATTTAACTGTAAAagatttgcttttaacaaaaacACCCCAAAGAAATCAAAAGGCCACCGTACCCATGTGCTCTTTGCGATGCTTCTGGTACTCTGACCATGTTTTTCCCCGGAAAGGGCACAACTCTTCCTCACAGGGGTAACCTAAAAGTCAAGTTGTCAGTTTGTGAAGTTCCCAAAATCCTCAAAACGTTTCAGCTGACCTTTATGCATGTTCTCATGGTGCTTCAGCTTGCCGAGCGAGGGGAACTCACTCACACAACCGTCAACATGACAACTAGAAAGAAAAACGCTCGTTTTGAGTCATACCGGGAAGTTGCATATCAGTTTGGAAGCTCCTTACCAAAAAGGTAGAGTCCCTTGATGTTCCCCGATATGGGCTTTTAGCTGGTACTTTTTTCTGAAGCTAGCTTGACAGTCCTCATGTGTACACTATTAgaggggagggaaaaaaatcattttcgtcaacaaactttccttgacagacagcagcgagctaaaaacatgcttTTGGAGAACATAACaagactaatgccagttttcgtctgacgagacgaaaacgcgtaatagtttccgtcacgtgTTCACGAtgtgattgtatgtgtagttagcctgtattgtagcagtgtctggttgtgtcactcgtgacgtgctACATCCCTccccgactcaccagtgtgtcatctccatgcaggcttacacaaagatttgttttcttggccagaaagaatatgcaatgttgcattagcctttaaaggtctgctgAGTGATCACACATGAAATTTAACTCCTAGCATTAGCATAACATTCACATGGGGCCAGTGGTGTTCGGTGGGTAGTTCTGAGGGGAAATGCAGAGTCCTATTTTCGTACACTGatcaaatctaggcaaagtggctttttagaccaggtttgctcccaatttacaggaactggtttgctcagtggaaggttgacttgaACTTggcatgagggaatacaacagactaaTGGGCAGTGCGGTCTAAATTTCAGTAGGgtcgagaacgaaaagtggtatttgccgtgtggcattttttttgccatgtggcaaaatggattttggctttttttttttattcatctattttttttttttttacatgtggcaaaagggattttgccatgtggcaaaagggattttgccatgtggcaaaagggattttgacatgtggattttttttttgccatgtggcaaaagggattttgacatgtggattttttttgccatgtggcaaaagggattttgacatgtggattttttttcctgacatgtggcttttttttttttgacgtggcgattttttttaccatgtggcaaaaaatattttgacacatccatgccattgccgtgcatggcctgcaaaaatgccatatataccctgaaaaaaaatcacataccCAAAAATTTTGCCAcgtcaaaaatatataaaaaaatgccacatggcaaaatccattatgccacatggcaaaatccattatgccacatttccaaaaaaataaaaaaaataaaaaataaaaaatgccacatggcaaaatccatttgccacctggcaaacaccacttttggttctcgctgtctctcctaaattttgacctgtttataaaacatgctgtttaGAACAGGAAttagctaaattattagcttgctagcttagatatgttggttttgaatttgaaaaaattttCCGAAGgcttcggtgaatccacatgtgaaacttcagTACCTTTAGCTTAATTTAAGAACCActacattaggctaatgctatcgGCGAGCATCCTCTCGAACTCAGAACTttagttcgtggcatccaggtgggcaTTATTGAAAGTAATGTACAGTCTTCCTGCTGAGtacattatcaccaagttggcattgtccttgtagatcgaCACTACATTACTGTATGAGCTTATCTGTCAAtgttccatttttggagataaatgtgtttaaaattttaacaaaaacatttttaggaaACCGACTAAAACTAGAGGAAATTAGTCTTGGGTTTTCGTCAACATAAACTAGGCAAAAGACAAACGCATTGGGATGTCTAAAATATGCTTAAAACTAAAGtattgtccaaaaaaataaaaataaaaattaaaaattaaaagggctgccaaaaccaACACTTTAAATATGGTCTGCATAGTTTGATCGACACGAAAAATCTTACTTGGTATCGTCTTTCCTTGTGCTGGTGCGCTCGAGCGACGTGTTTTTTCAAGCTGGAATGTCGCACAAAGGCCTCAGAGCAGTCGTCTGTTGGACACCTTTGTACGAAAAATTTTTAAAACAGATTTTCTgtttaaaagaaacaaaaatggaccaagaagGAAGCTCTTACCTGTGCAGCCTTTCCCCACTATGGTTGAGCTCATGCCTTGTGAGCTCATAGCGGGTGCAGAAACGTTTGTCGCAGTTCTCGCAGGGGAACGGTTtctagtggaaaaaaacccTCCCAAAAATCTCACacgggaattaaaaaaaaaataataattttttgatTCACTTACAAATCCGGTGTGTTTACACAGGTGGGCCTCGAGCTTCCACGACTTGGAGAACTTGGCTTTACAGTCAAAAAACAAGCAGACAAAAGTTTTCGAACCTTGCAACCTCTCACCCATCTTTAAtggttcaaaaaaaaaactagcatgtGGAGTAGGAGAATTAATCACCTACACCTGGCTATGCACCTGTGCTTCATTTAACTTACTGGATCGAACCACTTGGGAAGACAAAAAGGGGAGTGAAAAATAcagttttttcttaaatatttttttataaattgtTTTATTCGATTATAAGTCTATAGTGAATATTGGTACTAACACAACGAATGCTCACGTTGGTTTAATAATGATCGCATTGTTACTCAAACATTGTAAAAGTCTTTTATCCGCATTGATTGATTTCAGCTTTAAAAATGTCACCTGTGCCTCCAGGACGGAGACGACTGTCTGCAttttacacgcacacacacactactTAATCTTATCAACAGTCCAATATAGTTTTCTTGAGATTCTGGGAGATTTGTCTGACGCATAAACACACACACCGCCACACATCAAAGTGGGAGTAAGTGCCTTCCAAAATAGCTTaaatttaaatgaatgaaaaggcCAAAATGTGTTGTGTTATAACGATTTGTTGTTACGAAGTGCTTTTCAGTGCTAGGaaatttaataatttcaactgTTAGGTATTATTTTGTCACTTTTGAGTGATAATTTGcgttctgtccattttttttcgtTTAGACTTACAGATAAAATAAAGTTTAAGCCTTAACTCTGCAGATTTAACATACATgcagtatatggcagaaaacactcaggtgacttgaagttccactctgagacccccaatttggccaaatttcaaaattgtccgatatgcatgtgtgaataTAAGtggaaagcttcaaatctcaattttctggggtaagaacatttttgaacaggagagcatttttatttaaaaaaataaataaaaattaaacagcaaaaccctatctggaggtgagagcacgcgagagcagaatcacagacgccatgactttaacaagatgttatcgcgtacttaccttgtttcgatcaaaaaactccatgtagaatgtatcactgagtgtgaagacacagctgtgaatggccacagctggattttttgtagatattatgggtgaaacatggtaatataacaaggggtcGCGATGCGGAAATCgcagatatcaaggagtggtcgagatttctttttcatttacagttttaaacgttttttttttttttttttaaatatcaattt from Corythoichthys intestinalis isolate RoL2023-P3 chromosome 20, ASM3026506v1, whole genome shotgun sequence includes the following:
- the lnx2a gene encoding ligand of Numb protein X 2a isoform X1 is translated as MGSPGCEVALSGPAEPASETPCSECGQVHRSRENHLYNYRLEVDDDLVCHICLQPLVQPLDTPCGHTFCARCLRSFLQERDFCPLDRTRLQMPACRRSSILVHKLLDKLSVTCPLAPLCSLSMPRCDLEAHLKHRCPGTRCQQTSVDGPRKESGDDRPAVKSPPQSPLSPQTDLGNSSPSPPLGLNGVCDNPPTRTNEAGLDNPAFEESTEEDSVVGMECIIPRVKRPLSNPCIHLLRSVSSTSSGWDCPESPPLSAEEGCVKLPSLPEGEITAVEVHRANPYVELGISIVGGNETPLINIVIQEVYRDGVIARDGRLLAGDQILQVNNVDISNVPHSFARLTLARPCTTLQLTVLRERRCASRAPPSATPAIPKAPCSTPEGNPPSPVSLRITLHKRDSAEQLGIKLVRRTDESGVFVLDLLDGGLAAKDGRLRGNDRVLAVNEQDLRHGTPEQAAQIIQASGERVHLVIGRPNKQTPPPPPPKSSSTRDLYCLDHFLPNHSTSPSPVPLHLPRTSTHRDLSQCVTCKEKHITVKKEPHESLGMTVAGGRGSKSGELPIFVTSVQPHGCLSRDGRIKRGDVLLSINGQDLTYLSHSEAVGTLKASAASASVQLRVLEVSMTEERERDRLLHHAHDSDFDANWSPSWVMWLGLPSYLHSSHEIVLRRSHPGSWGFSIVGGYEENHGNQAFFIKTIVLGTPAYYDGRLKCGDMIVAVNGLSTAGMSHSALVPMLKEQRSRVALTVISWPGSLI
- the lnx2a gene encoding ligand of Numb protein X 2a isoform X2 is translated as MVGLSNHFVACHPFTCFGSWPVWTRCCKTLKTERIREGLLGCKSCDEGLVAPKSYSHGLAGQKLFRVLTFLLATMLSNFNTRDLFNHFFCETAKGNPGLWCPGTRCQQTSVDGPRKESGDDRPAVKSPPQSPLSPQTDLGNSSPSPPLGLNGVCDNPPTRTNEAGLDNPAFEESTEEDSVVGMECIIPRVKRPLSNPCIHLLRSVSSTSSGWDCPESPPLSAEEGCVKLPSLPEGEITAVEVHRANPYVELGISIVGGNETPLINIVIQEVYRDGVIARDGRLLAGDQILQVNNVDISNVPHSFARLTLARPCTTLQLTVLRERRCASRAPPSATPAIPKAPCSTPEGNPPSPVSLRITLHKRDSAEQLGIKLVRRTDESGVFVLDLLDGGLAAKDGRLRGNDRVLAVNEQDLRHGTPEQAAQIIQASGERVHLVIGRPNKQTPPPPPPKSSSTRDLYCLDHFLPNHSTSPSPVPLHLPRTSTHRDLSQCVTCKEKHITVKKEPHESLGMTVAGGRGSKSGELPIFVTSVQPHGCLSRDGRIKRGDVLLSINGQDLTYLSHSEAVGTLKASAASASVQLRVLEVSMTEERERDRLLHHAHDSDFDANWSPSWVMWLGLPSYLHSSHEIVLRRSHPGSWGFSIVGGYEENHGNQAFFIKTIVLGTPAYYDGRLKCGDMIVAVNGLSTAGMSHSALVPMLKEQRSRVALTVISWPGSLI
- the gtf3ab gene encoding general transcription factor IIIA, b; translated protein: MGERLQGSKTFVCLFFDCKAKFSKSWKLEAHLCKHTGFKPFPCENCDKRFCTRYELTRHELNHSGERLHRCPTDDCSEAFVRHSSLKKHVARAHQHKERRYQCTHEDCQASFRKKYQLKAHIGEHQGTLPFCCHVDGCVSEFPSLGKLKHHENMHKGYPCEEELCPFRGKTWSEYQKHRKEHMVKLPCQTCKRQFNNSWFLRQHEFHRHTEGKRCFPCPKEGCAKTFTHRFNLDNHVLGDHEGKKAFSCAHRDCNRTFAMKESVWRHGVVHDPLKRKLKKLRPRKKPAWSAAQAKLQAAAETNKLSAKLCKTQIEDLKS